The following proteins come from a genomic window of Triticum aestivum cultivar Chinese Spring chromosome 6A, IWGSC CS RefSeq v2.1, whole genome shotgun sequence:
- the LOC123130418 gene encoding uncharacterized protein isoform X1, protein MFLAEIVFQGPLPKDWQGFSVKFAESLKACYADRSYYGPPDFLCQYYGASFWFAECSKSRSSWTQRKMVYNRCCKGAKVYIPPFKDPPAYLRELLRFDDTSRAKKFIRTIHEYNYMFAFTLMGATIERSFGGSRGPKIFKINGQVSHRIGSLVPSGDDTPKFAELYIHDPANEIRHRMNALNPDDKPTGGVDESIVVGLRDMLNEFNPLVQTFREASKMIEDRGDEPIEDISIRIIGPSEGDSPQFSLPTTTGLAALVIGGGFTLEASSRDIVVCSRSDGLQQISSLNTAFMPLQYPLLFPYGERGFQVDVPNLIVPEEDDDDGPGDPNPAPGSPTVEASSSYPSGGGDASTNSRNRMTMQDYYRFMCHYKGDQPNPYICYGLLSSQLVVDARACIDECRLWYIIRN, encoded by the exons ATGTTCCTTGCAGAGATTGTTTTCCAAGGGCCTTTGCCGAAGGACTGGCAAGGTTTCTCGGTCAAGTTTGCCGAGTCCCTTAAAG CTTGCTATGCAGATAGGTCGTACTACGGCCCTCCGGATTTCTTGTGTCAGTACTATGGTGCCTCCTTTTGGTTTGCTGAGTGCTCAAAGTCCAGGTCATCCTGGACACAACGTAAGATGGTTTATAATCGCTGTTGCAAAGGCGCTAAGGTATATATCCCTCCCTTTAAGGATCCCCCGGCCTATCTCCGGGAGCTTCTTCGATTCGATGATACTTCTCGTGCTAAAAAATTCATCCGGACTATACATGAGTACAACTATATGTTTGCTTTCACTTTGATGGGTGCTACCATTGAACGCTCGTTTGGTGGCAGCCGTGGACCTAAGATTTTCAAGATCAATGGTCAAGTGTCTCATCGTATTGGTTCGTTGGTGCCTAGCGGTGATGATACCCCTAAATTTGCTGAGTTGTATATACATGACCCAGCTAATGAGATTAGACATAGGATGAATGCCTTAAATCCAGATGATAAGCCTACTGGGGGTGTGGATGAGAGTATTGTGGTTGGTCTTAGAGACATGCTTAATGAGTTCAACCCATTGGTACAGACCTTTAGGGAGGCGAGTAAGATGATAGAGGATCGTGGTGATGAACCCATTGAGGATATCTCGATTCGTATTATTGGGCCTTCAGAGGGCGATAGTCCACAATTTAGTTTGCCTACAACCACTGGGCTTGCTGCTTTAGTTATCGGTGGTGGCTTCACGTTAGAGGCATCTTCTCGGGATATTGTTGTTTGCAGTCGTTCCGATGGTTTGCAGCAGATATCTTCTCTGAACACCGCATTCATGCCTCTGCAGTACCCGTTGCTTTTCCCTTATGGAGAGAGGGGGTTCCAGGTGGATGTTCCTAACTTGATTGTTCCTGAAGAAGATGATGACGATGGACCTGGAGATCCCAATCCTGCACCTGGAAGTCCGACCGTTGAGGCGTCCTCTTCATACCCTTCTGGAGGTGGTGATGCTTCCACAAATAGCAGGAATAGGATGACCATGCAGGATTACTATCGTTTTATGTGCCATTACAAGGGTGATCAGCCCAATCCATATATATGTTATGGTCTCCTCTCCTCTCAGTTGGTTGTCGATGCACGTGCGTGCATCGATGAATGTAGACTGTGGTATATCATAA